Proteins co-encoded in one Saccharomyces cerevisiae S288C chromosome II, complete sequence genomic window:
- the YMC2 gene encoding organic acid transporter (Putative mitochondrial inner membrane transporter; proposed role in oleate metabolism and glutamate biosynthesis; member of the mitochondrial carrier (MCF) family; YMC2 has a paralog, YMC1, that arose from the whole genome duplication): protein MSEEFPTPQLLDELEDQQKVTTPNEKRELSSNRVLKDIFAGTIGGIAQVLVGQPFDTTKVRLQTATTRTTTLEVLRNLVKNEGVFAFYKGALTPLLGVGICVSVQFGVNEAMKRFFQNYNASKNPNMSSQDVDLSRSNTLPLSQYYVCGLTGGVVNSFLASPIEQIRIRLQTQTSNGGDREFKGPWDCIKKLKAQGGLMRGLFPTMIRAGHGLGTYFLVYEALVAREIGTGLTRNEIPPWKLCLFGAFSGTMLWLTVYPLDVVKSIIQNDDLRKPKYKNSISYVAKTIYAKEGIRAFFKGFGPTMVRSAPVNGATFLTFELVMRFLGEE, encoded by the coding sequence ATGAGTGAAGAATTTCCTACGCCGCAGCTTTTGGATGAATTGGAAGATCAACAGAAAGTTACCACGCCGAATGAGAAGAGAGAGTTAAGTTCTAATCGTGTGTTGAAGGATATTTTTGCGGGTACCATCGGTGGTATTGCACAAGTTCTTGTAGGGCAACCGTTTGATACAACAAAAGTTAGGCTTCAAACAGCCACCACAAGAACAACAACGTTGGAGGTATTGCGTAACTTGGTAAAGAATGAGGGTGTGTTTGCATTCTACAAAGGTGCGTTAACACCGTTATTGGGTGTTGGTATATGTGTCTCAGTACAATTTGGTGTGAATGAGGCGatgaaaagatttttccaaaattacAACGCTTCTAAGAACCCGAATATGAGCTCACAGGACGTAGATCTTTCACGTTCAAATACTCTGCCACTATCCCAGTACTACGTTTGTGGGTTGACAGGTGGTGTAGTCAATTCATTCTTGGCATCGCCCATTGAACAAATAAGAATTCGTTTGCAGACGCAAACATCTAATGGTGGAGACAGAGAATTCAAAGGTCCTTGGGACTgtattaaaaaattgaaagcTCAAGGTGGATTGATGAGGGGTTTATTTCCCACAATGATAAGAGCCGGACATGGGCTTGGTACATATTTTCTTGTCTACGAAGCATTGGTTGCCAGAGAAATTGGTACGGGACTAACAAGAAACGAAATTCCTCCTTGGAAATTATGCTTATTTGGTGCATTTTCCGGGACAATGTTGTGGTTGACAGTATACCCATTGGACGTTGTGAAATCCATTATACAAAACGATGATTTACGAAAACCTAAATACAAGAATTCCATTTCTTACGTAGCAAAGACCATTTATGCAAAAGAAGGTATCAGAGCCTTTTTCAAAGGGTTTGGGCCAACAATGGTTAGGTCCGCGCCCGTTAATGGTGCGACATTCCTGACGTTTGAATTAGTCATGAGATTTCTGGGGGAAGAGTAG
- the VID24 gene encoding glucose-induced degradation complex subunit VID24 (GID Complex regulatory subunit; binds GID Complex in response to glucose through interactions with complex member Vid28p; regulates fructose-1,6-bisphosphatase (FBPase) targeting to the vacuole; promotes proteasome-dependent catabolite degradation of FBPase; peripheral membrane protein located at Vid (vacuole import and degradation) vesicles): MINNPKVDSVAEKPKAVTSKQSEQAASPEPTPAPPVSRNQYPITFNLTSTAPFHLHDRHRYLQEQDLYKCASRDSLSSLQQLAHTPNGSTRKKYIVEDQSPYSSENPVIVTSSYNHTVCTNYLRPRMQFTGYQISGYKRYQVTVNLKTVDLPKKDCTSLSPHLSGFLSIRGLTNQHPEISTYFEAYAVNHKELGFLSSSWKDEPVLNEFKATDQTDLEHWINFPSFRQLFLMSQKNGLNSTDDNGTTNAAKKLPPQQLPTTPSADAGNISRIFSQEKQFDNYLNERFIFMKWKEKFLVPDALLMEGVDGASYDGFYYIVHDQVTGNIQGFYYHQDAEKFQQLELVPSLKNKVESSDCSFEFA; encoded by the coding sequence ATGATCAATAATCCTAAGGTAGACAGTGTAGCGGAGAAACCCAAAGCTGTGACATCAAAGCAGTCGGAGCAAGCGGCTTCGCCAGAACCAACACCAGCCCCCCCTGTTTCTAGAAATCAGTATCCGATCACGTTCAACTTGACTTCAACCGCACCCTTTCATCTTCATGACCGTCATCGCTACTTACAAGAGCAAGATCTTTACAAGTGCGCTTCTAGGGATTCGTTGTCTTCCCTGCAGCAACTCGCCCATACACCTAATGGGTCGACAAGGAAGAAATATATTGTTGAGGACCAATCTCCCTATAGTTCGGAAAATCCAGTCATTGTGACCTCTTCCTATAACCATACGGTTTGCACAAACTACTTAAGACCAAGAATGCAGTTTACAGGGTACCAGATATCAGGATACAAACGCTATCAGGTAACAGTTAACTTAAAGACTGTAGATTTGCCAAAGAAAGATTGCACGTCGCTGTCCCCTCATTTATCTGGATTTTTGTCGATAAGAGGACTCACGAACCAACACCCGGAAATCAGTACATATTTTGAAGCCTACGCGGTAAACCACAAGGAATTAGGGTTCTTGTCCTCTAGCTGGAAAGATGAACCTGTTTTAAACGAATTCAAAGCCACAGACCAAACAGACTTAGAACACTGGATAAATTTCCCCTCCTTTAGACAGCTTTTCCTGATGAGCCAAAAAAACGGTCTCAACTCAACTGACGACAATGGCACTACAAATGCAGCCAAGAAGTTGCCTCCACAGCAGCTTCCTACTACACCAAGCGCAGACGCTGGTAACATATCAAGAATTTTTAGCCAAGAGAAACAATTTGACAACTACTTGAACGAACGGTTTATATTTATGAAATggaaggaaaaatttttggtacCAGATGCCCTATTAATGGAAGGTGTAGACGGCGCATCTTATGATGGGTTTTATTACATTGTCCATGATCAAGTTACCGGGAACATTCAAGGGTTTTACTATCATCAAGATGCTGAAAAGTTCCAACAGCTGGAATTAGTAccatctttgaaaaataaagtcgAGTCCAGTGATTGTTCTTTTGAGTTTGCTTGA
- the SND3 gene encoding Snd3p (Involved in SRP-independent protein targeting to the ER; component of an alternative ER-targeting pathway partially redundant with the GET pathway that can compensate for SRP loss; preference for substrates with downstream transmembrane domains; interacts with Snd1p, Env10p/Snd2p, and Sec61p-translocon subunits; role in establishing nucleus-vacuole junctions (NVJs) in high glucose; targeted to the NVJ during glucose starvation to facilitate expansion; role in phosphate transport with Pho86p) codes for MNPQVSNIIIMLVMMQLSRRIDMEDPTIIMYIRILYCSSIGISWIIYQMARKRIVAKNDMTTMKYVEPGNAMSGEGEKLQVTTVRDYDLKEIDSAIKSIYTGMAMMGFMHLYLKYTNPLFMQSISPVKSALEHNEVKIHLFGKPATGDLKRPFKAPSLFGGMGQTGPKTDKKSIEEAERAGNAGVKAE; via the coding sequence ATGAATCCTCAAGTCAGtaacatcatcatcatgTTGGTCATGATGCAACTCTCCCGTCGCATTGACATGGAGGACCCAACCATCATCATGTACATTAGAATTTTATACTGTTCTTCCATCGGTATCTCTTGGATCATCTACCAAATGGCCAGAAAGAGAATTGTTGCTAAAAACGACATGACTACCATGAAGTACGTCGAACCTGGTAATGCTATGTCCGGCGAAGGTGAGAAGCTGCAAGTTACTACCGTCAGAGACTACGATTTGAAGGAAATAGACAGTGCTATCAAGTCTATCTACACTGGTATGGCTATGATGGGTTTCATGCATTTGTACTTGAAATACACCAACCCATTGTTCATGCAATCCATTTCTCCAGTGAAAAGCGCTTTGGAACACAACGAAGTGAAAATTCACCTCTTCGGTAAGCCTGCAACCGGCGATTTGAAGAGACCATTCAAGGCTCCATCTTTGTTTGGTGGTATGGGTCAAACTGGTCCAAAGACCGACAAGAAATCTATCGAAGAAGCTGAAAGAGCCGGTAACGCTGGTGTTAAGGCTGAATGA
- the IML3 gene encoding Iml3p (Outer kinetochore protein and component of the Ctf19 complex; involved in the establishment of pericentromeric cohesion during mitosis; prevents non-disjunction of sister chromatids during meiosis II; forms a stable complex with Chl4p; required for localization of Sgo1p to pericentric sites during meiosis I; orthologous to human centromere constitutive-associated network (CCAN) subunit CENP-L and fission yeast fta1), whose translation MPYTWKFLGISKQLSLENGIAKLNQLLNLEVDLDIQTIRVPSDPDGGTAADEYIRYEMRLDISNLDEGTYSKFIFLGNSKMEVPMFLCYCGTDNRNEVVLQWLKAEYGVIMWPIKFEQKTMIKLADASIVHVTKENIEQITWFSSKLYFEPETQDKNLRQFSIEIPRESCEGLALGYGNTMHPYNDAIVPYIYNETGMAVERLPLTSVILAGHTKIMRESIVTSTRSLRNRVLAVVLQSIQFTSE comes from the coding sequence ATGCCTTATACTTGGAAGTTTTTAGGAATCAGCAAGCAACTTTCACTGGAAAATGGTATAGCAAAGTTGAACCAATTGCTAAACCTGGAAGTAGATTTAGACATTCAAACCATTCGAGTACCCAGTGATCCTGATGGTGGTACCGCCGCTGACGAGTATATCCGTTACGAAATGAGGTTGGACATCTCTAATTTAGATGAGGGCACTTACTCTAAgttcattttcttgggGAACTCAAAAATGGAGGTGCCGATGTTTTTGTGCTATTGCGGGACAGATAACCGCAATGAAGTGGTATTGCAGTGGCTGAAGGCAGAGTACGGTGTCATTATGTGGCCGATAAAATTTGAACAGAAGACCATGATAAAGTTAGCTGACGCCAGCATTGTGCACGTAACGAAAGAGAACATCGAACAAATTACCTGGTTTAGCTCAAAGTTATATTTTGAACCAGAAACACAAGACAAAAACTTGCGGCAATTCAGTATAGAAATACCGAGAGAAAGCTGTGAGGGTTTGGCTCTTGGCTATGGTAATACTATGCACCCGTATAACGATGCAATTGTACCCTACATTTATAATGAAACGGGGATGGCGGTGGAAAGATTACCGTTGACTTCCGTCATATTGGCAGGGCACACGAAAATAATGAGAGAATCCATTGTCACTTCAACACGAAGTCTCAGGAACAGAGTTCTAGCAGTTGTACTCCAATCGATTCAGTTTACCAGCGAGTAA
- the AIM3 gene encoding Aim3p (Protein that inhibits barbed-end actin filament elongation; interacts with Rvs167p; null mutant is viable and displays elevated frequency of mitochondrial genome loss), whose translation MGFWENNKDSITSGLKSAGKYGYQGTKYVAKTGYKASKKHYNNSKARRERKSGKKNSSDEEYDSEDEMEYERKPTDIRSLKDPKSFPPPPLKPGQKTYTGQQQQQMPNGQASYAFQGAYQGQPGAGSTEQSQYAQPQYNQYPQQQLQQGVMPQQQQLQQGVVPQQPPIYGEQVPPYGSNSNATSYQSLPQQNQPQNAIPSQVSLNSASQQSTGFVSQNLQYGTQSSNPAPSPSFQNGLQCHQQPQYVSHGSTNLGQSQFPSGQQQQPTTQFGQQVLPSPAQPQQQQQGQPLPPPRGQVILPAPGEPLSNGFGQQQQQQQQQQQPLNQNNALLPQMNVEGVSGMAAVQPVYGQAMSSTTNMQDSNPSYGASPMQGQPPVGGQPPVPVRMQPQPPQPMQQGNIYPIEPSLDSTGSTPHFEVTPFDPDAPAPKPKIDIPTVDVSSLPPPPTHRDRGAVVHQEPAPSGKIQPNTTSSAASLPAKHSRTTTADNERNSGNKENDESTSKSSILGHYDVDVNIMPPPKPFRHGLDSVPSEHTTKNAPERAVPILPPRNNVEPPPPPSRGNFERTESVLSTNAANVQEDPISNFLPPPKPFRHTETKQNQNSKASPVEMKGEVLPGHPSEEDRNVEPSLVPQSKPQSQSQFRRAHMETQPIQNFQPPPKPFRRSQSSNSSDSSYTIDGPEANHGRGRGRIAKHHDGDEYNPKSENSTENGRLGDAPNSFIRKRAPTPPAPSRSEKLHEGTITSEVDSSKDANKYEKSIPPVTSSIQAQQSTKKAPPPVVKPKPRNFSLKANEYPKELTREATGQDEVLNSITNELSHIKLRKTNVNLEKLGGSKKVKDSSPVPSDLDEKYVSASGSITPPRPPPSRSSPKKVPPVVPKKNDNLKKKPPVVPKKKPLLKSLEPRPIEMERAYSGDISAADDNLNPFERYKRNVVPQEDDRLHKLK comes from the coding sequence ATGGGATTTTGGGAGAACAACAAAGATTCCATCACTTCAGGGCTGAAGAGCGCCGGTAAATATGGTTACCAAGGAACAAAGTACGTTGCCAAGACAGGGTATAAGGCAAGTAAGAAGCACTATAACAACAGCAAAGCGCGTAGGGAAAGGAAGAGTggtaagaaaaattcaagtGATGAGGAGTATGATAGCGAAGATGAGATGGAGTACGAAAGAAAGCCGACCGATATAAGAAGTTTAAAAGACCCAAAGTCCTTTCCTCCCCCACCTTTGAAACCTGGACAAAAAACTTATACAGgacaacagcaacagcaaatGCCAAATGGTCAGGCCAGTTATGCTTTTCAGGGTGCATACCAAGGCCAACCTGGCGCAGGATCGACGGAACAGTCACAATACGCACAACCACAGTATAATCAGTATCCACAACAGCAGCTGCAACAAGGTGTAATGCcacagcaacagcagctGCAACAAGGTGTAGTGCCACAGCAGCCGCCTATATATGGAGAGCAAGTACCACCGTATGGGTCAAATTCTAATGCAACCAGCTACCAGTCGCTGCCGCAACAAAATCAACCCCAAAATGCAATTCCAAGTCAGGTATCTCTGAACTCTGCTTCTCAGCAAAGCACAGGGTTTGTCTCGCAAAATCTGCAATATGGTACCCAATCAAGTAATCCGGCACCATCACCGTCTTTCCAGAACGGTCTTCAGTGTCATCAGCAGCCGCAATACGTATCACATGGCTCAACCAATCTCGGACAATCCCAATTTCCATCGGGCCAACAGCAGCAGCCCACGACACAGTTTGGCCAGCAAGTTTTACCATCACCTGCACAAccacaacagcaacaacaaggGCAACCATTACCGCCCCCGCGCGGTCAAGTGATCTTGCCAGCGCCCGGAGAGCCTCTGTCAAATGGCTTTGggcaacagcaacagcaacagcaacagcaacagcagccTCTGAACCAAAACAACGCTTTGTTGCCACAAATGAACGTGGAAGGAGTTTCTGGGATGGCTGCGGTTCAGCCTGTCTATGGCCAAGCCATGTCAAGTACTACAAACATGCAAGATTCGAACCCCAGCTATGGAGCTTCACCCATGCAAGGTCAGCCTCCAGTCGGTGGACAACCGCCTGTGCCTGTAAGAATGCAGCCACAGCCACCGCAACCAATGCAACAGGGAAACATCTATCCGATTGAGCCTTCTCTTGATTCTACTGGCTCAACCCCACATTTTGAAGTTACTCCATTTGACCCAGACGCACCTGCTCCGAAGCCCAAAATCGATATTCCCACTGTAGACGTTAGTAGCCTTCCACCACCTCCCACTCATAGGGATAGAGGAGCAGTTGTACACCAGGAACCTGCGCCAAGTGGGAAAATACAGCCTAACACAACCTCTTCGGCGGCTTCATTGCCAGCAAAGCATTCAAGAACTACTACTGCAGACAATGAAAGGAACTCTggaaacaaagaaaacgaTGAAAGTACCTCCAAGTCGTCCATTTTAGGACATTATGATGTAGATGTCAACATCATGCCACCTCCAAAACCTTTCAGACATGGACTTGATTCTGTACCTTCTGAGCACACCACGAAGAACGCACCAGAACGGGCAGTGCCAATTCTACCTCCTCGGAACAATGTTGAGCCTCCTCCTCCCCCATCACGAGGCAATTTTGAGAGGACAGAGTCGGTGCTGTCAACGAATGCCGCTAATGTACAGGAGGATCCcatttctaattttttacCTCCACCGAAGCCATTTAGACATACTGAAACTAAACAAAATCAGAATAGTAAAGCATCACCTGTAGAAATGAAGGGTGAAGTTTTGCCAGGGCACCCCTCTGAGGAAGATAGAAACGTTGAACCATCGTTGGTACCTCAATCGAAACCGCAATCGCAATCTCAATTCAGAAGAGCTCATATGGAGACACAGCCTATTCAAAACTTCCAGCCACCACCAAAACCATTTAGGCGTTCACAATCGTCCAATTCTAGTGATAGTTCTTATACTATCGACGGACCTGAGGCAAATCATGGGCGTGGGCGTGGGCGTATAGCTAAGCACCATGATGGTGATGAATACAACCCCAAGAGTGAGAATTCTACAGAAAACGGTCGTTTGGGTGATGCCCCCAACAGCTTTATTAGAAAAAGAGCGCCAACCCCTCCGGCCCCATCCAGATCTGAGAAGTTACATGAGGGTACTATAACATCCGAAGTTGATAGTTCAAAAGATGCTAATAAATATGAAAAGTCAATACCTCCTGTAACTTCGTCTATTCAAGCGCAACAGTCTACGAAGAAGGCGCCTCCTCCTGTTGTAAAGCCAAAACCtagaaatttttctttaaaggCCAATGAATATCCCAAGGAACTTACTAGGGAAGCAACTGGACAAGATGAAGTTTTAAACTCCATTACCAATGAGTTGTCGCATATcaaattaagaaaaacaaacgTTAATTTGGAAAAGTTAGGCGGTTCGAAAAAAGTGAAGGACTCTAGCCCTGTTCCCTCAGATCtagatgaaaaatatgtGTCTGCATCGGGGTCTATTACTCCACCAAGGCCTCCACCTTCTAGGTCTAGTCCAAAGAAAGTGCCGCCTGTTGTcccaaaaaagaatgataacctgaagaaaaagccaCCAGTGGtcccaaagaaaaagccaTTACTAAAATCGCTCGAACCAAGACCTATTGAAATGGAGAGGGCCTATTCGGGAGATATTTCTGCTGCTGACGATAACTTAAATCCTTTTGAAAGATACAAACGAAATGTTGTTCCTCAAGAAGATGACAGACTGCATAAAttaaaataa
- the CMD1 gene encoding calmodulin (Calmodulin; Ca2+ binding protein that regulates Ca2+ independent processes (mitosis, bud growth, actin organization, endocytosis, etc.) and Ca2+ dependent processes (stress-activated pathways), targets include Nuf1p, Myo2p and calcineurin; binds to the Hog1p MAPK in response to hyperosmotic stress; potentiates membrane tubulation and constriction mediated by the Rvs161p-Rvs167p complex; human CALM1 or CALM2 functionally complement repression induced inviability), producing MSSNLTEEQIAEFKEAFALFDKDNNGSISSSELATVMRSLGLSPSEAEVNDLMNEIDVDGNHQIEFSEFLALMSRQLKSNDSEQELLEAFKVFDKNGDGLISAAELKHVLTSIGEKLTDAEVDDMLREVSDGSGEINIQQFAALLSK from the coding sequence ATGTCCTCCAATCTTACCGAAGAACAAATTGCTGAATTCAAAGAAGCCTTTGCCCTCTTTGATAAAGATAACAATGGCTCTATCTCATCAAGTGAATTGGCCACTGTGATGAGGTCATTGGGTCTTTCGCCCAGTGAAGCAGAAGTAAATGATTTGATGAACGAAATAGATGTTGATGGTAACCATCAAATCGAATTTAGTGAATTTTTGGCTCTGATGTCTCGTCAACTCAAATCAAATGACTCTGAACAAGAACTACTAGAAGCTTTTAAAGTATTCGATAAGAACGGTGATGGTTTAATCTCCGCCGCTGAGTTGAAACACGTGCTAACATCCATTGGTGAAAAATTGACTGATGCCGAAGTAGATGATATGCTAAGAGAGGTTAGTGATGGATCAGGCGAGATCAACATTCAACAATTCGCTGCTTTGTTATCTAAATAG
- the ALG1 gene encoding chitobiosyldiphosphodolichol beta-1,4 mannosyltransferase (Mannosyltransferase; involved in asparagine-linked glycosylation in the endoplasmic reticulum (ER); essential for viability; human homolog ALG1 complements yeast null mutant): MFLEIPRWLLALIILYLSIPLVVYYVIPYLFYGNKSTKKRIIIFVLGDVGHSPRICYHAISFSKLGWQVELCGYVEDTLPKIISSDPNITVHHMSNLKRKGGGTSVIFMVKKVLFQVLSIFKLLWELRGSDYILVQNPPSIPILPIAVLYKLTGCKLIIDWHNLAYSILQLKFKGNFYHPLVLISYMVEMIFSKFADYNLTVTEAMRKYLIQSFHLNPKRCAVLYDRPASQFQPLAGDISRQKALTTKAFIKNYIRDDFDTEKGDKIIVTSTSFTPDEDIGILLGALKIYENSYVKFDSSLPKILCFITGKGPLKEKYMKQVEEYDWKRCQIEFVWLSAEDYPKLLQLCDYGVSLHTSSSGLDLPMKILDMFGSGLPVIAMNYPVLDELVQHNVNGLKFVDRRELHESLIFAMKDADLYQKLKKNVTQEAENRWQSNWERTMRDLKLIH, from the coding sequence ATGTTTTTGGAAATTCCTCGGTGGTTACTTGccttaataatattataccTTTCCATACCGTTAGTGGTTTATTATGTTATACCCTACTTGTTTTATGGCAACAAGTCGACCAAAAAAAGGATCATCATATTTGTGCTGGGTGATGTAGGACACTCTCCAAGGATATGCTATCACGCTATAAGTTTCAGTAAGTTAGGTTGGCAAGTCGAGCTATGCGGTTATGTGGAGGACACTCTACCCAAAATTATTTCCAGTGATCCAAATATCACCGTCCATCATATGTCaaacttgaaaagaaagggAGGCGGAACATCAGTTATATTTATGGTAAAGAAGGtgctttttcaagttttaagtattttcaaattactTTGGGAATTGAGAGGAAGCGATTACATACTAGTTCAAAATCCACCGAGCATACCCATTCTTCCGATTGCTGTGCTATACAAGTTGACCGGTTGTAAACTAATTATTGATTGGCACAATCTAGCATATTCGATATTGCAACTAAAATTTAAAGGAAACTTTTACCATCCTTTAGTGTTGATATCTTACATGGTAGAGATGATATTCAGCAAATTTGCTGATTATAACTTGACTGTTACTGAAGCAATGAGGAAATATTTAATTCAAAGCTTTCACTTGAATCCAAAGAGATGTGCTGTTCTCTACGACCGCCCGGCTTCCCAATTTCAACCTTTGGCAGGTGACATTTCTCGTCAAAAAGCCCTAACTACCAAAGCCTTTATAAAGAATTATATTCGCGATGATTTTGATACAGAAAAAGGCGATAAAATTATTGTGACTTCAACATCATTCACCcctgatgaagatattggTATTTTATTAGGTGCCCTAAAGATTTACGAAAACTCTTATGTCAAATTTGATTCAAGTTTGCCTAAGATCTTGTGTTTTATAACGGGTAAAGGACCACTAAAGGAGAAATATATGAAGCAAGTAGAAGAATATGACTGGAAGCGCTGTCAAATCGAATTTGTGTGGTTGTCAGCAGAGGATTACCCAAAGTTATTACAATTATGCGATTACGGAGTTTCCCTGCATACTTCAAGTTCAGGGTTGGACCTgccaatgaaaattttagaTATGTTTGGCTCAGGTCTTCCTGTTATTGCAATGAACTATCCAGTGCTTGACGAATTAGTACAACACAATGTAAATGGGttaaaatttgttgataGAAGGGAGCTTCATGAATCTCTGATTTTTGCTATGAAAGATGCTGATTTATaccaaaaattgaagaaaaatgtaACGCAGGAAGCTGAGAACAGATGGCAATCAAATTGGGAACGAACAATGAGAGATTTGAAGCTAATTCATTGA
- the YSA1 gene encoding ADP-ribose diphosphatase (Nudix hydrolase family member with ADP-ribose pyrophosphatase activity; shown to metabolize O-acetyl-ADP-ribose to AMP and acetylated ribose 5'-phosphate), which yields MFLRNVRVISLNSRRLFRTMSTVKGKPEDAKIIEARHVKETSDCKWIGLQKIIYKDPNGKEREWDSAVRTTRSSGGVDGIGILTILKYKDGKPDEILLQKQFRPPVEGVCIEMPAGLIDAGEDIDTAALRELKEETGYSGKIISKSPTVFNDPGFTNTNLCLVTVEVDMSLPENQKPVTQLEDNEFIECFSVELHKFPDEMVKLDQQGYKLDARVQNVAQGILMAKQYHIK from the coding sequence ATGTTTTTGAGAAACGTAAGAGTTATTTCCCTCAATTCAAGGAGACTATTTAGAACTATGAGCACCGTCAAGGGTAAACCAGAAGATGCTAAAATAATTGAAGCCCGTCACGTTAAAGAAACATCTGACTGCAAGTGGATCGGtttacaaaaaatcatCTACAAAGATCCCAACGGGAAGGAAAGGGAATGGGATAGCGCAGTCCGCACCACTAGAAGTTCCGGTGGTGTAGACGGCATTGGTATCTTAACCATTCTAAAATACAAAGATGGAAAACCTGATGAAATTTTGCTACAAAAGCAGTTTCGCCCTCCCGTTGAGGGCGTATGCATTGAGATGCCAGCCGGTTTGATAGATGCGGGTGAAGATATTGACACTGCTGCCTTAAGAGaattaaaagaagagaCTGGTTACAGTGGTAAAATAATTTCTAAAAGCCCAACAGTTTTTAACGATCCTGGTTTCACAAACACCAACCTCTGTCTGGTTACTGTCGAAGTTGATATGAGTTTACCTGAAAACCAAAAACCAGTTACTCAATTGgaagataatgaatttATCGAATGCTTTAGCGTTGAGTTGCACAAGTTTCCTGATGAAATGGTTAAGTTGGATCAACAAGGCTACAAGTTGGATGCACGTGTTCAAAACGTAGCTCAAGGTATCCTCATGGCCAAGCAATACCACATCAAATAG